The DNA region TGCTTTGCGGTGCGACGAGAAAAAACGTTTCACGGTATGACCACAGCGTCTCGCCATCACCTTGCTGTTCGTCTCAAAGTTTTTGTTCAAGGAACCCCACCATGCCTGCTTCCGCAAGTCGACTGATCTCCAACTTGATCGACGATCTCAAAGAGGAACGTGACGAACTGACGCTGCAAATGCATCTCGGAAAGCAGGAAGCCAAGAGCGAACTAAAGCGACTTGGGAAGAAACTCGACGAACTGAATACACGCTATAAACCGCTGAAACACGCGATGGAAGAAACCGGCGAAGACGTTTGGGATGCGTTGCAACTTGTCGGTGACGAGATCAAAGACGGATTCCATCGGATTCGGAAATCGCTGTGAAGATTGGAAAGTGGTTGAGCGTGGATAATCGACTCGCCATGAATTGAAGTTGACGCAGAGGCGGGGAGACGCAGGGACGCAGAGTTGTGGGTTAGGCTTGGGCCCGTTGTTTTGGCCCTAGAGTCCGCAAACGTGTTAAAGTGAGGATCTCCCATGCATGAGAACGATGTCAGTAAAGTTGTCTTGAACGCTTCGATTGAAGTGCATCGAACATTGGGTGGTCCGGGACTACTTGAGAGCGTCTATGAAGAGGCACTCGCTTGGGAACTGAAAGAAGCGGGCTTGAACGTCCAGCGGCAGAAAATTGTTCCGATACGATACAAAAACATCGAGCTATCGAGTCCGTTGAAGTTGGACCAACTTGTTGCCGATTTGGTGATCGTCGAATGCAAAGCAACATCGAAGTACAACGACATCTTTGCCGCACAGGTGCTGACCTATTTACGGTTGATGAATCTCAAATTGGGTCTGGTCATCAATTTCGGTGAACGGATGGTCAAGGACGGTTTTCATCGCGTCGTCAATGGCTTGTGAAAATTTGGACGCAGAGGTGGGGAGACGGAGAGTCGCAGAGATTTCGCCTCTTCAACTCTGCGTCCCCGCGTCTCCCCGACTCTGCGTCACCTTTCAAAGCACCGATTCGCAGGCCGATTCGTCGTCGCTGGATTCCGTGTCGGCCTTTCCGTTGAAACGATCGAGCAACCGGTACAGTTTGCGACGATGGATTCCCAGCTTGCGAGCCGCACCGGCTTTGTTGCCTTTTTCTTTTTCGAGCACTTCCAAAACATGAACGCGGGCGATGTCGTCTAGCTTGTACTGAGTATCCCCAAGCATGTCTCGCGGATGCGATGGCTCAGGAACCACAACGGGCGTACCAACCGGGAGGGCCTCACTTGTCGTCTTGGACGGCACCTGTCCGTAGTCCACGATCTCGGCCGGTAAATCGTCCGGCGTGATGTCGAACTCATCCGCCAAGATCGTGGCCCGCTCAATCACGTTGATCAGTTGACGAATGTTGCCCGGCCACGGGTACGCGTTCAACGCTTCTCGAGCGGCATCGTCGATGTGATAAGACCGGGGCAGGAAGTGATCAATCAACCGGTCAATGTCGCCTTCTCGTTCGCGAAGCGGTGGCAGGGTAATCGACAGGACGTTGATCCGATAAAATAAATCCTCGCGGAAGTTGCCGTTGTCGACTTCGGTTTGCAGGTCACGATTGGTCGCCGCAATGATTCGGACTTTGACCTTCCGTTGCCGGTGACAACCGACGCGGCGAAGCGAGCCGTCTTCTAAAACACGCAACAACTTCGGCTGCAGGGAAGGCGGCAGCTCGCCGATTTCATCAATGAACAGGGTTCCGCCGTCGGCGATCTCGAATAGTCCTGGCTTTTCCGCCGTTGCCCCCGTGAAGGATCCTTTCTGGTGCCCGAACAATTCGCTTTCGACAAGGTTCTCGGGCAGTGCGGCGCAGTTGACCGTCACAAACGGTTTGTCGGCGACCCGACTGGCTTGTTGGATCGCTTGAGCGACGACCTCTTTGCCGGTACCGCTCTCGCCCTGAATCAGAACGGGTTTCGTCGTCGGCGCGACCTTGCGAATCAGGTTGGAAACATCAAGAAGCGATTGCGATTCACCGATCAATTTCGCGGCCGGTCGCACGCGGGAGATAACCGCTTTGAGTTGTTTGTTTTCTTTCTTCAGCTCGTGTCGTTCGCGAGCACGAAAGCAATGATGCTCCAAATCGCCGAGCGCACACGGCTTGCTCAGGAAATCGCACGCCCCCATCTTCATTGCCGAGACGGCCGTTTCGACGGTGCCCTGTCCGGTCAGCATGATGACTTCGATGTCGATCTTGTCTTGATGAATGCGTTGCAGCAGTTCCAGACCCGACATGCCTGGCATGTTCATGTCAAAAATACCGACATCGAACGATTCACGCTCCAGCAAACTCAACGCGTCGGCGGCATTGGAAACGTCGGTCACGTCATGTCCCTTGCGAGTCATCCATTTGGCTGACGATCGCCGGGAATCCTCTTCGTCGTCAACGAGCAGAAGTTTGATGGGCGTTTCCGTCATGGTGAGTTCTCAGATACTATAAATGTTTTGAGGTTTCCATCACACAACCGATGCGAATGACATACCCCGCCGAACCGATGCGATTGCGTGTGCACATCCGCCCACACGTGCGATAATTCACTCATTTTAGTGCATTTTGTACCCGTCCAATTGTGACCAGGCGGTGCCGCGCATGCGAAAATCTAAAAGTTGATGCAAAGCCTGATCCTGCTGATCCGGCGGCAAGGCTTTCAAATGGCTCAACAGCGTACCGCACGTGGCGGCGTGATCCAGGCCGTGTTGCAAGCGTTGCTTCAGGCTCTGCGCCGCCTCGTTACTCAAGTCCGAATCGGCGTCGAGCCCTCGTAACTCAATCAGGGCATCAAGGATTTGGGCGTGCTCGGCGTAGAGTTTTCCCGTGTAGTCTTCGCCCCGTGACTCGCCGACCTTGGGGTACAAGAACGCTTCTTCAAACGCGATGTGCGGGCCAGCCAATTCATCGAGCCGTCGAGCTTCTACGGCCGCCTTGGCAAATTCACCCTCGTCGAGCAAACGGAGCAAACGCAGGTAGCCCTGCGTGAGTGTGCGATGATCTTCAACGAAAGCTCGCTGCAGTTGTTTCCAAGCATGGGTCATGGAATGTCTCCTGAGTTCAATCCGATTGTTGCAAAGATTGTTCCCCTTTCATTTCGACAAGAGGTTTTCATGTTATTGGAACATGACGTGCATTCTCGCCTCTATCATGTGCCGACTATATGGATTTCGATCGAACGAAGCGACCAAGGTGGAATGCACTCTCGTCCACGCTCAGAATGCGTTGCTGATCCAAAGCCAGTCGGACGAAATCGGCCGATCGCATTCCGACGGTTGGGGAATTGGATACTACGAAGGGCAAAAGCCACATGTGGAACGCAGCGCCGCGGCAGCCCATCACGGTTTGCACTTCAGCAACACGGCCGAACGCGTCTATTCGCAAACCGTCATCTCGCATGTTCGGTTAGCGACGGTCGGGACTCCGGCAATCGAAAACTGCCATCCGTTTCACTGGGGAGGCTGGGTGTTCGCACACAACGGGACCGTTCAGGGCATCGACACGCTGCGACCGGAAATGACGAATGAATTATCCGTCACTCATCAAAAGTCCATCGCCGGCAGCACCGACAGTGAACTGCTGTTTCATTGGTTGATGCAACGTTTAGCGAATGAACAAGTCGTCAGCGAATCGCATTGCAACTCGCTGTCCGATGCAATCGCCGTGGTCGGAAACAGTCTTGCAGAGCTCGACTCCAGGTGTCGCCGAGCAATGCCTGAAAAACTCGCCAAGCTGAACATCGTTCTGACCGACGGTCGCATGATGATCGCGACACGCTTGCGAAATTCGCTTCATTGGACGCACCGCGACGGCATCCGAGATTGCGAAATTTGTGGCATCCCCCACGTCGAACATCAGCCCGGATTTCAATACCGGGCGGTTGTGATCGCCTCGGAACCGGTGTCGCATGAGACCTGGGATGCGATCCCCGACGCAACGGTCATTGCGATCGACGAAAACATCCAGACACGGTCGACTCCCATCCCCGGCATCGAACCAGCGAGCTTGGAGCTGACATGAACGACTGGTTCCCGATTGTCGATCACGCTTGTTGTCACCTGACTAAGGATCAAATCGACTTCGCCGACCGGGTCGCGTCGGAGTTGCTCGCCCGTCACCCGGAGCTATTTCTAAGTTCACTGTTGTCGCCGTTCAAAGCAACTGAACTGGCTTCCTCTCCGTCGTTGCACTTGGACGATCTCAGCCAGATTCGACGAATCAACGATGCCGATCAATCGTTCTTTCAAGAACGTGCCCGCGTCCGTGCGGTCGACGGTGATTTCCTGGCCACGTCGTGGTACGCCGATGAAGCCTACGAAAAATACTGTCGCGACCGATTGGGGCTTGGCGACGTGCATCGGATCGCCCCGCGACCCAACGAGGAATTGAAACACAGTAACGGCGTTCATCTTGCCGAAGCATTGTGGAAAGACCGCCAAACGAGGCGTGAATTGGTGCAAGCGATCAGGCAAAACGACTTACGATACTTGCACCCACACATGGGTTCGCACTCGGTGTGGCATTTGGCATTGTTGCTACATCAAACCAGCCATCGTCCGCTGCAAGTGATCGGTGCCCCGCCGGAAGTCACCCACTTTGCCAATGACAAGGGCGAATTCATGCGTTTGGTGCAACGCATGTTTGGCCCATTGGCTACGCCGCCCGGTCATGTCGTGTGGAACACCGCGAATGCGGCGCGTCGGCTTCAAGAACTTAAGGGTGTGGCTTGTTGCGTGGCGGTGAAACTGCCCAACGCGGCCGGCGGCGAAGGCAACTTGGTGTTTGCGATGCAGCAGATTCGCGACCAATCGTTGACGGAAGTCGATCGGATGTTGCGACAACAACTACCACAATTGCGATACGAGGATGGCGATGAATTGCTGGTCACGACGTGGCAGACCGACGTTATCGCTGCTCCGTCGGCGCAGCTTTGGTTGCCACCTGGTTCCGACCAATTGCCGATTTTGGAAGGCATCTTTGTGCAACGGATGGAAGGCGACCAAGGACGGTTCGCCGGGTTCGGTGCCGCCGATCTTCCTCACGACCTGCGTGCTCGAATCACTCGACAATGCCTGCAACTGGCTCGCGTCTATCAACGTCTCGGTTATGTCGGGCGTTGCTCGTTCGACATGGTCCTGATCGGCGACGATTTCGATTCAGCACAGATGCAGTTCATCGAATGCAACGGTCGTTGGGGTGGCACGTCGCTGCCAATGACATTGATGAACCGCATCTTTGGCGATTGGAAGACGCAACCCTTCGCGACTCGGATGCTGAACGTCCCCGGATCCAATCGACTGTCGTTTCAAGAGGTCTTAGGCGTGATCGGTGACGACGCATACGACCACCGCCGCAAGACGGGTGATGTGATTTTGATGAATCCTCGCCGCATGACGCTTCGTGATGAAGTCTCCATCGTCGTGTTGAAATCCAATTGGGCTGACTGCACCGACGGACGATTCACCGAGCTCACCGATCGCATTGCGAACCTCGCGGTAAAAGATTGTCGCAGCGAATGATGCCGGATTGTCCTCTTAAGCTATTCAACAAATCCTTGGCAACATCGCGGCAATGGGTTCGTCGAGGGGTTGATCGGCGCCAAGCCCCCGTGCCACCAAGACCGGCGACAGTTTTCGACGCCGGGCTTGTCCGATAACCGATGGTTCTCCCACGGCTGCGTGCGATCGCAACACGGTGAGTGCATCATCAACTCGATCGGGGGCGACGGCGACGACGAAGGTGCCTTCGTTGGCGACAAATAGCGGATCAAGTCCCAGCAACTCGCAAACGCCGCGACTCTCGGGCAGCAACGGCAAGGTGCTTTCGTCGACCCACATCGCGTGCTCCGATTCCTCGGCCCACTCGTGCAAAACCGCTGCCACACCGCCTCGCGTGGCGTCACGCATGGTTCGAAGATCGTCGCCGAGCGTTTGCAATAGTTCCGTGGCGACACGATGCAGCGGAGCCGAATCGGAACGCGGCGGCGGAGACAAAGCGATGGATTCACGTGCGGCCAACACGGCCAAGCCATGTCGAGCAAGCGGGCCGGACACAATCAAACAGTCGTTGGGTTGAATCTGGCACGCCGACATTCGCCGCGTGTGTTGATGCACACCGATGCCGGTCGTATTGATGAAGATTTGATCGGCGGCTCCCTTGGGCACAACTTTCGTATCGCCGGCAACGATCTTCACGTCGCATTGGCGTGCGGCGCTGGCAATGCTGTCGATGATACTGTCCAGCGTTTCCACTGACAGACCCTCTTCCAAAATCAATGCCAGCGTCAAGAACAGTGGCCGCGCCCCAGCCATCGCCAAATCGTTCACGGTGCCATGCACGGCCAGCGAACCGATGTCGCCACCGGGGAAGAACAACGGTGAAACGACGTAGCTGTCAGTCGTCATCGCGACCTCGCCGACGAGGTTTCCTAGGCAAGCCGCGTCGCTATGAAGCTGTACATTGCCATCGCCAAACTTCGCGCCGATACGATCGCGAATCAATCGCCGCATCACTCGACCACCCTCACCATGCGACAACGTGATCGTATCGGTGGGGGCAACCGGCATTGGGCAGATCATGTTAGGTACGGTTGATTGGTTCATGGGGTCTCGATTGAAACGGGATCAAATCGGTGGTATGCCGCGCAGGCTCCTTCGCTGGAAACCATCGGTGCGCCCAGCGGCGACTCGGGCGTGCAGGTCGTTCCAAACGCGGGACACTGCTTCGGTTTGATCCTGCCCGACATCACATCGGCTCCGCGACAGGTTGTTTCCGTCGCTTGCTCGCGTGGAAAGACGTCCGCAAACTTTTCGCAAGCGTCGAATCGAACGAACGGCGATCGCAACCGATACCCACCGCCGGAAATCGTGCCGAAGCCACGCCAATCGCGATCGTCGATTTCGTAAACACGGTCGATCAACGATTGAGCGGACACGTTTCCGTTTCGCTGCACACCGCGACCGTAGCAGTTCTCGACCACGGCCTGCGACGTTTCCAGCAACGTCAGGCTCCGCAGGATGCCTTCGAGCAAATCCATTGGCTCGAACCCCGTGACGACCACGGGCACCTGATGCTTGGACACAAATGGTTCGTAAACGTCGAACCCGGTGATGCTGCAAACATGCCCGGCGGCCAAGAACCCTTCCACGCGATTGTCGGGCATCGCCATGATGGCCTCCATCGCCGGCAGCACTCGCACATGAGCGGGTACGATCGTGAAATTGGATAGATTCAACTCGACCGCTTGGATGACCGCCAATGCCGTTGCCGGTGCGGTGGTTTCAAAACCGACGGCAAAGAACACGACTTCGTGATCAGGATGCGTCTTGGCGAATTCGATCGCGTCGACGGGCGAATAAACCATCTGCAGATCCCCGCCACGGCTGCGTGCCTGCATCAAGGAGCCGCCAGCACCGGGGACGCGAATCATGTCACCGAAACTGGCGACGATCGTCTGCGGCCGCAGTGAAAGAGCAACGGCGAAATCAATCAGTTGCGTGGATGTGACGCAAACCGGGCAACCGGGTCCGTGAATCAACTCGACCGAGCCGATCAGTTCCTGTTCGATGCCGGAGCGGACCAGGCTATGCGTTTGACCGCCGCAAACATCCATCAAGACCCATGGCCGCGTTGCTGCTTGGCGAATCCTCTGGATCAACGATCGCGCGGCTTGGATGTCGCGGAACTCATCGAGGTACTTCATCACCATTCTCCTCGAAGTGCTTCATCCGTTCGTACTCCGCCAACGTCTTGGCCGCTTCCGCTTCGTCAACGATGCAAATCGCGATGCCGGCGTGAACGATCACGTACTGCCCTTCATTCGCTTCGGGGACGCAAGCCATGTGGACTTCGCGAAGGACGCCACCGAACTCGACCTCCGCTTTCGCGAACGTCGGATCGCGGTCGATCCAACGTATGACTTGTCCGGGGATGCCTAAACACATGATGGGTCTCCTTCGGCAATCAACAATTGACCGATTGCCAATCCGCCATCGTTGACGGGAATTCGTCCGGGTAGGCGGATGTCCAGCGATCGTTGGCTGGCCGATTTTTGAATCATTTCCAACAGCACCCGATTCTGAAACACGCCCCCGGACAGCACACAGGGAATGCGGTCGTGGCGAGACGCCAGCTCGCAGATGAGTTTTGCGACGGCGCGGTGGAATTTGGTCGCGATCCGGTTCGGGGAAAGATGGTGGAGGTCGTCTTGGATGGCGGTCAGGACGGGTCGCCAGTCCAGCAAGAGAGTGGGCTGTGCAATCACTTCACCCTCCCCCTGGGAGGGTCGCGAGGAATGAGCGGGGAGGGCGAGTGCTGAAGGTACTGCGCGTTGCCCTCCCCTCGCTTCGCTCGACCCTCCCGGAGGGAGGGTGGACGTGTGGATCACGAACTCGTACGAGGTGGACTCCTTCAAATCACACACCGCTTCCAATCGCATCGCTGCTTCTCCTTCGTCGTCGACCGATTCAATGCCCAAAACCATCGCGGCAACGCCATCGAACAAACGCCCCATACTGGACGTGATCGGGCCATGATCCATCGCGTAGCGAAACGCATCGTCAATTGATTCGTCACTTGATTGGCCGAGTTGGAACCGCAGTGACTTTGCGATTCGCCAAGGTTGCTTGATCGCGGCCTCGCCACCGGGCAAACGAAACGGTCGCAGATGGCCGACCCGTTGGAAATCCGACTGCGTCGCCAGCAACGCTTCGCCGCCCCACACGGTTCCGTCATTGCAATAGCCAGTCCCATCGAATGCGATGCCCAGCACGGCTTGATCGAGTAGGTCATGTTCCAACATCGCGCCCACAACATGAGCATGATGGTGCTGGACCGACGTTGTTTCGCATTCGTTCCGCGAAGCCCATGCCGTCGTGAAGTAGTCGGGATGCCAATCGTGAACGACTGCCGATGACTCAACTTGCAACAACACTTGCAGCCTGTCCACGTTAGCGGTCAATCGCAAACGCGACGATTCAGATTCCATGTCGCCAATGTGAGGCCCGAGGACGATCGAGTCATTGGTTTGCAGGGCCACCGCAACCTTTTGATGACCACCCGCTGCGAGCCGAGTGATGTTGGATGCGTGATTGACCGTGATCGGTGCGATCCCTCGAGCGGCACGGATCGTCATCGGTGAATCGC from Rubripirellula tenax includes:
- a CDS encoding GxxExxY protein; this translates as MHENDVSKVVLNASIEVHRTLGGPGLLESVYEEALAWELKEAGLNVQRQKIVPIRYKNIELSSPLKLDQLVADLVIVECKATSKYNDIFAAQVLTYLRLMNLKLGLVINFGERMVKDGFHRVVNGL
- a CDS encoding sigma-54-dependent transcriptional regulator; the encoded protein is MTETPIKLLLVDDEEDSRRSSAKWMTRKGHDVTDVSNAADALSLLERESFDVGIFDMNMPGMSGLELLQRIHQDKIDIEVIMLTGQGTVETAVSAMKMGACDFLSKPCALGDLEHHCFRARERHELKKENKQLKAVISRVRPAAKLIGESQSLLDVSNLIRKVAPTTKPVLIQGESGTGKEVVAQAIQQASRVADKPFVTVNCAALPENLVESELFGHQKGSFTGATAEKPGLFEIADGGTLFIDEIGELPPSLQPKLLRVLEDGSLRRVGCHRQRKVKVRIIAATNRDLQTEVDNGNFREDLFYRINVLSITLPPLREREGDIDRLIDHFLPRSYHIDDAAREALNAYPWPGNIRQLINVIERATILADEFDITPDDLPAEIVDYGQVPSKTTSEALPVGTPVVVPEPSHPRDMLGDTQYKLDDIARVHVLEVLEKEKGNKAGAARKLGIHRRKLYRLLDRFNGKADTESSDDESACESVL
- a CDS encoding hemerythrin domain-containing protein, translated to MTHAWKQLQRAFVEDHRTLTQGYLRLLRLLDEGEFAKAAVEARRLDELAGPHIAFEEAFLYPKVGESRGEDYTGKLYAEHAQILDALIELRGLDADSDLSNEAAQSLKQRLQHGLDHAATCGTLLSHLKALPPDQQDQALHQLLDFRMRGTAWSQLDGYKMH
- a CDS encoding class II glutamine amidotransferase, translated to MCRLYGFRSNEATKVECTLVHAQNALLIQSQSDEIGRSHSDGWGIGYYEGQKPHVERSAAAAHHGLHFSNTAERVYSQTVISHVRLATVGTPAIENCHPFHWGGWVFAHNGTVQGIDTLRPEMTNELSVTHQKSIAGSTDSELLFHWLMQRLANEQVVSESHCNSLSDAIAVVGNSLAELDSRCRRAMPEKLAKLNIVLTDGRMMIATRLRNSLHWTHRDGIRDCEICGIPHVEHQPGFQYRAVVIASEPVSHETWDAIPDATVIAIDENIQTRSTPIPGIEPASLELT
- the hypE gene encoding hydrogenase expression/formation protein HypE gives rise to the protein MNQSTVPNMICPMPVAPTDTITLSHGEGGRVMRRLIRDRIGAKFGDGNVQLHSDAACLGNLVGEVAMTTDSYVVSPLFFPGGDIGSLAVHGTVNDLAMAGARPLFLTLALILEEGLSVETLDSIIDSIASAARQCDVKIVAGDTKVVPKGAADQIFINTTGIGVHQHTRRMSACQIQPNDCLIVSGPLARHGLAVLAARESIALSPPPRSDSAPLHRVATELLQTLGDDLRTMRDATRGGVAAVLHEWAEESEHAMWVDESTLPLLPESRGVCELLGLDPLFVANEGTFVVAVAPDRVDDALTVLRSHAAVGEPSVIGQARRRKLSPVLVARGLGADQPLDEPIAAMLPRIC
- the hypD gene encoding hydrogenase formation protein HypD, giving the protein MKYLDEFRDIQAARSLIQRIRQAATRPWVLMDVCGGQTHSLVRSGIEQELIGSVELIHGPGCPVCVTSTQLIDFAVALSLRPQTIVASFGDMIRVPGAGGSLMQARSRGGDLQMVYSPVDAIEFAKTHPDHEVVFFAVGFETTAPATALAVIQAVELNLSNFTIVPAHVRVLPAMEAIMAMPDNRVEGFLAAGHVCSITGFDVYEPFVSKHQVPVVVTGFEPMDLLEGILRSLTLLETSQAVVENCYGRGVQRNGNVSAQSLIDRVYEIDDRDWRGFGTISGGGYRLRSPFVRFDACEKFADVFPREQATETTCRGADVMSGRIKPKQCPAFGTTCTPESPLGAPMVSSEGACAAYHRFDPVSIETP
- a CDS encoding HypC/HybG/HupF family hydrogenase formation chaperone, producing the protein MCLGIPGQVIRWIDRDPTFAKAEVEFGGVLREVHMACVPEANEGQYVIVHAGIAICIVDEAEAAKTLAEYERMKHFEENGDEVPR
- the hypF gene encoding carbamoyltransferase HypF; amino-acid sequence: MTITAIPPATSTRFLMKGLVQGQGVRPTITRLAAEHHIVGSVCNSSRGVEIHAAAKPSDLLAFETKLRTRFPNAAFAVESSTTLSESKLEKFEIVPSEIGDSMRTVVPLDRVICGDCAAEVRSATDWRSDYPFITCAICGPRYSILRSMPFDRNSTTMDAFPMCPRCKAEYRDPSDRRFHAQTVCCPTCGPQCWVTDAAGKRLADSTDAMRFIAERIDEGDIVAVKAIGGYQLICDATNHQTVQRLRNRKHRPNKPLPVMVGDLASARQLALVSDAEACELQSPAGPIVLLRSRLNTGLSDLISPHLGTIGLMLPTSALHMILADRVGRPLVVTSGNTHGSPIIFQNEMAQTELATIAGVFLHHDRDITHPVDDSVVQCICDSPMTIRAARGIAPITVNHASNITRLAAGGHQKVAVALQTNDSIVLGPHIGDMESESSRLRLTANVDRLQVLLQVESSAVVHDWHPDYFTTAWASRNECETTSVQHHHAHVVGAMLEHDLLDQAVLGIAFDGTGYCNDGTVWGGEALLATQSDFQRVGHLRPFRLPGGEAAIKQPWRIAKSLRFQLGQSSDESIDDAFRYAMDHGPITSSMGRLFDGVAAMVLGIESVDDEGEAAMRLEAVCDLKESTSYEFVIHTSTLPPGGSSEARGGQRAVPSALALPAHSSRPSQGEGEVIAQPTLLLDWRPVLTAIQDDLHHLSPNRIATKFHRAVAKLICELASRHDRIPCVLSGGVFQNRVLLEMIQKSASQRSLDIRLPGRIPVNDGGLAIGQLLIAEGDPSCV